From a single Ischnura elegans chromosome 7, ioIscEleg1.1, whole genome shotgun sequence genomic region:
- the LOC124162680 gene encoding 40S ribosomal protein S16, with protein MSKTPKEPIQAVQVFGRKKTATAVAYCKRGNGVLKVNGRPLEMIEPRVLQYKLQEPILLLGKERFAGVDIRVRVNGGGHVAQIYAIRQAISKALVSYYQKYVDEASKKEIKDILIQYDRTLLVADPRRCEPKKFGGPGARARYQKSYR; from the exons ATGAGTAAG acACCAAAGGAGCCTATTCAGGCCGTCCAGGTCTTCGGTAGGAAG AAAACCGCCACAGCGGTTGCTTACTGTAAAAGAGGAAATGGCGTGTTGAAAGTTAATGGTCGTCCCTTGGAAATGATAGAACCCCGTGTTCTTCAGTATAAGTTACAGGAAcccatccttcttcttggaaag GAACGCTTCGCTGGAGTCGATATTAGGGTGCGAGTTAATGGTGGTGGTCACGTAGCCCAAATATATGCCATCAGGCAGGCTATTTCAAAGGCATTGGTTTCTTACTACCAGAAAT ATGTTGACGAGGCATCGAAGAAGGAAATCAAGGACATTTTAATTCAATACGACAGAACACTGCTAGTTGCAGATCCAAGGCGGTGCGAGCCTAAGAAGTTCGGTGGTCCAGGTGCTCGTGCTAGGTACCAGAAATCGTACCGTTAA